One part of the Triplophysa rosa linkage group LG5, Trosa_1v2, whole genome shotgun sequence genome encodes these proteins:
- the nlrb5 gene encoding NACHT, LRR and PYD domains-containing protein 1 homolog isoform X2 yields MADSDDDAPQASTSDDKSSKEEREMEQKKKRRKESEEQSSSHFSEDEDAPQASPQMINLGKRRWIRSKLEKNLDSLKMCLSDRPVIGDRGRYEIFGGSSPGTGINVFWTLVHHYKMSIIQMYQMEQWRTFICSEHRSNAALYTEPVIIQKDVDGFVPEAEVCVEHFFGDPIQDPNPMAVILQGSSGSGKSSIVQRIMFDWASEKYHAQFDLVFYLSCEELMCFSEEMSFNGLLSWSCGLPLDRTSEMLQQFSSKVLFIIDGFDELRLTQDIFHTTQPTDLFQKAPPEVCICALLRGQILPESFLLVTTRSSDTQKLNKLLNRPQCFKKIVGFSEKKIEEYFQKFFQDEELFRNAYESVKANETLFTACSSPVICWIICTVIRERFNDGTDVTSGLETTTSIYVDLVSTLLEHHCQGLSESVPTLLKSLGQLAERGVMERQVLFDERTINETVQDPVHNPFLNKFLLEKRIQQETMFRFMHLSFQEFFTAFYYVLLDEDESQSKVRDLLHTVERGWALSCWSVADFSNRDSEIIYSKQLQSVILFLWGFCKNKSINSFFEKHNVTLPVNIETQLKEWIYRCSLRYQHENMLFILHCLHELHDKSFTGNVLEGLILIDLSNIPLNRTDCCVLRFCLQCCQHIKNLRLNITSDNLKILQPALCSCEELWLMVNDSSDDVGDFISALGEGKIQNHLMIKVDEKRNRSCPEIIGSVRDGNVKLSVSSSKNSLNGPVLLELTLTCPRPVIYTINWRNVLQTFMRWTQQPEASDKEVVTLLEVLHSASGLKQVQLQVEILSDTLVQTILSLIQTCPTLSELGIKTILTIPQEVIQTLQESLKHMNWTLNIWRKSVLLKRNGDGSTEELKTKYIGETLVSFSTLQAAAQGSLDEFTPKLIERDDIKGENMHRFVSPHAGQFQCSLTNLVFVMEGEGEMLYKMVPWDPRRLDGLGQMQPAGPLYDIDCFEGSVSQLHFPHCEILTEENKDSLAVAHFIDDNVEMLQPLKVTSTHVIIDVTEFSLFGLIKKIIFPASPVRYQVLLFVRPISVKQKEKILDVHLLPRNVPVSEVKSQHKENRHVQTSSKCRLTPGREYSLCFLPEGLTVQPKSEVFEFDFDPNFHPMFEVILDVNVEVKLGLLDKTAEETTVWTQRRILLTASGSSPDSTAVINAEECKFVDKHRNELIQRVTSVMEIADCLKSKKMITDEMWSEVHAENTHRKQMRILYMVLISGGPSVKAEFYRLLKEKEPHLVDSLEFAFTSAQ; encoded by the exons AGGACGCTCCACAAGCATCACCTCAGATGATAAATCTAGGGAAGAGGAGATGGATCAGAAGTAAACTAGAAAAGAATCTAGATTCTCTGAAGATG TGTCTTTCAGATCGACCTGTTATTGGAGACAGGGGACGGTATGAGATTTTTGGG GGGAGCAGTCCAGGGACAGGGATTAATG TGTTTTGGACTCTGGTGCATCATTATAAGATGTCGATTATCCAGATGTATCAAATGGAGCAATGGAGAACCTTTATCTGCAGTGAACACAGATCAAACGCAGCCCTGTATACAGAACCTGTCATCATTCAAAAAGATGTGGATGGTTTTGTTCCAGAAGCTGAAGTCTGTGTAGAACACTTTTTTGGAGATCCAATCCAAGATCCAAATCCAATGGCTGTTATTCTCCAGGGAAGCTCTGGCAGTGGAAAATCTTCCATAGTACAAAGGATTATGTTTGACTGGGCATCTGAAAAATACCATGCACAATTTGATCTGGTTTTTTATCTGAGTTGTGAAGAGCTGATGTGTTTTTCTGAGGAGATGAGTTTCAATGGGCTCTTGAGCTGGAGTTGCGGTTTACCTTTAGATCGGACCTCAGAGATGCTGCAGCAGTTCTCATCAAAAGTGCTCTTCATTATTGATGGATTTGATGAGCTTAGACTCACACAGGACATTTTTCACACAACACAACCCACTGATCTATTTCAGAAAGCCCCACCTGAAGTCTGTATTTGCGCACTGCTGCGAGGACAAATCCTGCCCGAGTCTTTCCTGCTGGTCACCACCAGATCTTCAGACACACAGAAACTGAACAAACTGCTCAACAGACCTCAGTGTTTTAAAAAGATTGTGGGCTTCTCTGAGAAGAAGATTGAGGAGTATTTCCAGAAGTTCTTTCAGGATGAGGAGCTCTTCAGGAACGCTTATGAGTCTGTTAAAGCAAATGAAACCCTGTTTACTGCCTGTTCCAGTCCTGTTATCTGCTGGATCATCTGCACAGTTATCAGAGAAAGATTCAATGATGGTACAGATGTAACAAGCGGTCTGGAAACGACCACATCCATATATGTTGACCTTGTGTCCACTCTACTGGAGCATCACTGTCAGGGTTTGAGTGAGTCTGTCCCGACCCTGCTGAAGAGTCTGGGTCAGCTGGCAGAGAGAGGGGTGATGGAACGACAAGTTCTGTTTGATGAAAGAACCATAAATGAAACCGTTCAAGATCCTGTTCACAATCCATTCCTGAACAAATTCCTTTTAGAAAAAAGAATCCAGCAGGAAACAATGTTCAGATTCATGCATCTCAGCTTTCAGGAGTTCTTCACTGCTTTCTATTATGTCTTACTTGATGAAGATGAGTCTCAGAGTAAAGTCAGAGATCTGCTTCACACTGTAGAGAGAGGATGGGCTTTGTCCTGTTGGTCTGTTGCAGACTTTTCAAACAGAGATTCAGAAATAATATACTCAAAGCAGCTACAGTCTGTGATTCTGTTCCTCTGGGGTTTCTGTAAGAATAAATCCATCAACTCATTCTTTGAAAAGCACAACGTGACTCTTCCTGTCAACATAGAAACCCAGCTGAAGGAATGGATCTATCGGTGTTCACTGAGATATCAACATGAAAACATGCTCTTCATTCTTCATTGTCTCCATGAACTCCACGACAAGAGCTTCACTGGGAATGTTTTGGAAGGTTTGATTCTGATAGATCTGTCCAACATTCCACTAAACAGGACAGACTGCTGTGTGTTGAGGTTTTGTTTACAGTGCTGTCAGCACATAAAAAACCTGAGACTCAACATTACATCTGACAATCTGAAGATTCTTCAGCCTGCACTGTGTAGTTGTGAAGAGCTGTG GTTGATGGTAAACGACAGTTCAGATGATGTTGGGGATTTTATTTCAGCTCTTGGAGAAGGAAAGATTCAGAATCATCTGAT gATAAAGGTGGATGAAAAGAGGAATAGAAGCTGTCCAGAGATCATTGGATCAGTAAGAGATGGGAACGTCAA GTTGTCCGTTAGCAGCTCAAAAAACTCTTTAAACGGGCCAGTACTCTTAGAATTAACTCTTACTTGTCCTCGTCCAGTGATTTACACAATAAACTGGAGAAACGTTCTGCAGACGTTCATGAGATGGACACAGCA ACCAGAAGCTTCTGATAAAGAGGTTGTCACTCTGTTGGAAGTCCTGCACTCTGCATCTGGTTTAAAGCAAGTCCAATTGCAGGTGGAAATCTTGAGTGACACATTGGTTCAAACAATTCTTTCCCTCATCCAGACCTGTCCCACTCTGAGTGAACTTGG GATAAAAACCATATTGACGATTCCACAGGAGGTAATTCAGACCCTGCAGGAATCATTAAAGCACATGAATTGGACACTTAACAT ATGGAGGAAGTCAGTGTTGCTGAAGCGTAACGGAGATGGTTCAACAGAGGAGCTGAAGACAAAATACA TAGGAGAAACTCTTGTATCCTTCTCAACATTACAAGCAGCTGCACAAGGA AGCTTAGACGAGTTTACACCTAAACTCATTGAGAGAGATGACATCAAAGGAGAAAATATGCACAG GTTTGTTTCTCCACATGCTGGTCAGTTTCAGTGCAGTTTGAccaatcttgtgtttgtgatGGAGGGTGAAGGAGAGATGCTGTATAAAATGGTGCCCTGGGATCCACGTCGCTTAGATGGTTTGGGTCAGATGCAGCCTGCAGGACCCTTATATGACATTGACTGTTTTGAAGGTTCAGTCTCACAACTACACTTTCCACACTGTGAAATTCTCACTG aGGAAAACAAAGACAGTTTGGCTGTAGCACATTTCATTGATGACAATGTAGAAATGTTGCAGCCGCTCAAAGTGACCAGCACACATGTGATCATTGATGTCACAGAGTTCTCACTGTTTGGGCTCATAAAAAAGATCATATTTCCTGCTTCTCCTGTTCGCTACCAAGTGTTGCTCTTTGTCCGACCAATATCTGtcaaacagaaagagaaaatatTAGATGTCCATTTGCTTCCAAGAAATGTTCCAGTATCAGAG GTCAAAAGCCAGCACAAGGAGAATCGGCACGTTCAGACCAGTTCAAAATGTCGTCTGACTCCTGGGAGAGAGTACAGTCTGTGTTTTCTACCAGAGGGACTTACAGTTCAACCAAAG AGTGAAGTGTTCGAGTTTGATTTCGACCCAAACTTTCATCCCATGTTCGAAGTGATTTTGGATGTGAACGTTGAGGTGAAGCTGGGTTTGTTAGACAAAACTGCCGAAGAGACAACAGTTTGGACACAACGGCGAATCCTTTTAACAG CATCAGGCTCCAGCCCTGACTCTACTGCTGTCATAAATGCCGAAG AATGTAAATTTGTGGACAAGCACAGAAATGAACTGATTCAGAGAGTCACGTCGGTGATGGAGATAGCTGACTGTCTGAAGTCCAAAAAGATGATCACAGATGAAATGTGGAGTGAAGTCCATGCTGAGAatacacacagaaaacagatgAGAATCTTGTACATGGTTCTGATCTCTGGAGGACCTTCTGTCAAAGCAGAGTTTTACAGACTCCTGAAGGAGAAAGAACCCCATCTAGTGGATAGTTTGGAGTTTGCTTTTACTAGTGCTCAGTAA
- the nlrb5 gene encoding NACHT, LRR and PYD domains-containing protein 1 homolog isoform X1: MADSDDEDAPQASTSDDKSSKEEREMEQKKKRRKESEEQSSSHFSEDEDAPQASPQMINLGKRRWIRSKLEKNLDSLKMCLSDRPVIGDRGRYEIFGGSSPGTGINVFWTLVHHYKMSIIQMYQMEQWRTFICSEHRSNAALYTEPVIIQKDVDGFVPEAEVCVEHFFGDPIQDPNPMAVILQGSSGSGKSSIVQRIMFDWASEKYHAQFDLVFYLSCEELMCFSEEMSFNGLLSWSCGLPLDRTSEMLQQFSSKVLFIIDGFDELRLTQDIFHTTQPTDLFQKAPPEVCICALLRGQILPESFLLVTTRSSDTQKLNKLLNRPQCFKKIVGFSEKKIEEYFQKFFQDEELFRNAYESVKANETLFTACSSPVICWIICTVIRERFNDGTDVTSGLETTTSIYVDLVSTLLEHHCQGLSESVPTLLKSLGQLAERGVMERQVLFDERTINETVQDPVHNPFLNKFLLEKRIQQETMFRFMHLSFQEFFTAFYYVLLDEDESQSKVRDLLHTVERGWALSCWSVADFSNRDSEIIYSKQLQSVILFLWGFCKNKSINSFFEKHNVTLPVNIETQLKEWIYRCSLRYQHENMLFILHCLHELHDKSFTGNVLEGLILIDLSNIPLNRTDCCVLRFCLQCCQHIKNLRLNITSDNLKILQPALCSCEELWLMVNDSSDDVGDFISALGEGKIQNHLMIKVDEKRNRSCPEIIGSVRDGNVKLSVSSSKNSLNGPVLLELTLTCPRPVIYTINWRNVLQTFMRWTQQPEASDKEVVTLLEVLHSASGLKQVQLQVEILSDTLVQTILSLIQTCPTLSELGIKTILTIPQEVIQTLQESLKHMNWTLNIWRKSVLLKRNGDGSTEELKTKYIGETLVSFSTLQAAAQGSLDEFTPKLIERDDIKGENMHRFVSPHAGQFQCSLTNLVFVMEGEGEMLYKMVPWDPRRLDGLGQMQPAGPLYDIDCFEGSVSQLHFPHCEILTEENKDSLAVAHFIDDNVEMLQPLKVTSTHVIIDVTEFSLFGLIKKIIFPASPVRYQVLLFVRPISVKQKEKILDVHLLPRNVPVSEVKSQHKENRHVQTSSKCRLTPGREYSLCFLPEGLTVQPKSEVFEFDFDPNFHPMFEVILDVNVEVKLGLLDKTAEETTVWTQRRILLTASGSSPDSTAVINAEECKFVDKHRNELIQRVTSVMEIADCLKSKKMITDEMWSEVHAENTHRKQMRILYMVLISGGPSVKAEFYRLLKEKEPHLVDSLEFAFTSAQ, translated from the exons AGGACGCTCCACAAGCATCACCTCAGATGATAAATCTAGGGAAGAGGAGATGGATCAGAAGTAAACTAGAAAAGAATCTAGATTCTCTGAAGATG TGTCTTTCAGATCGACCTGTTATTGGAGACAGGGGACGGTATGAGATTTTTGGG GGGAGCAGTCCAGGGACAGGGATTAATG TGTTTTGGACTCTGGTGCATCATTATAAGATGTCGATTATCCAGATGTATCAAATGGAGCAATGGAGAACCTTTATCTGCAGTGAACACAGATCAAACGCAGCCCTGTATACAGAACCTGTCATCATTCAAAAAGATGTGGATGGTTTTGTTCCAGAAGCTGAAGTCTGTGTAGAACACTTTTTTGGAGATCCAATCCAAGATCCAAATCCAATGGCTGTTATTCTCCAGGGAAGCTCTGGCAGTGGAAAATCTTCCATAGTACAAAGGATTATGTTTGACTGGGCATCTGAAAAATACCATGCACAATTTGATCTGGTTTTTTATCTGAGTTGTGAAGAGCTGATGTGTTTTTCTGAGGAGATGAGTTTCAATGGGCTCTTGAGCTGGAGTTGCGGTTTACCTTTAGATCGGACCTCAGAGATGCTGCAGCAGTTCTCATCAAAAGTGCTCTTCATTATTGATGGATTTGATGAGCTTAGACTCACACAGGACATTTTTCACACAACACAACCCACTGATCTATTTCAGAAAGCCCCACCTGAAGTCTGTATTTGCGCACTGCTGCGAGGACAAATCCTGCCCGAGTCTTTCCTGCTGGTCACCACCAGATCTTCAGACACACAGAAACTGAACAAACTGCTCAACAGACCTCAGTGTTTTAAAAAGATTGTGGGCTTCTCTGAGAAGAAGATTGAGGAGTATTTCCAGAAGTTCTTTCAGGATGAGGAGCTCTTCAGGAACGCTTATGAGTCTGTTAAAGCAAATGAAACCCTGTTTACTGCCTGTTCCAGTCCTGTTATCTGCTGGATCATCTGCACAGTTATCAGAGAAAGATTCAATGATGGTACAGATGTAACAAGCGGTCTGGAAACGACCACATCCATATATGTTGACCTTGTGTCCACTCTACTGGAGCATCACTGTCAGGGTTTGAGTGAGTCTGTCCCGACCCTGCTGAAGAGTCTGGGTCAGCTGGCAGAGAGAGGGGTGATGGAACGACAAGTTCTGTTTGATGAAAGAACCATAAATGAAACCGTTCAAGATCCTGTTCACAATCCATTCCTGAACAAATTCCTTTTAGAAAAAAGAATCCAGCAGGAAACAATGTTCAGATTCATGCATCTCAGCTTTCAGGAGTTCTTCACTGCTTTCTATTATGTCTTACTTGATGAAGATGAGTCTCAGAGTAAAGTCAGAGATCTGCTTCACACTGTAGAGAGAGGATGGGCTTTGTCCTGTTGGTCTGTTGCAGACTTTTCAAACAGAGATTCAGAAATAATATACTCAAAGCAGCTACAGTCTGTGATTCTGTTCCTCTGGGGTTTCTGTAAGAATAAATCCATCAACTCATTCTTTGAAAAGCACAACGTGACTCTTCCTGTCAACATAGAAACCCAGCTGAAGGAATGGATCTATCGGTGTTCACTGAGATATCAACATGAAAACATGCTCTTCATTCTTCATTGTCTCCATGAACTCCACGACAAGAGCTTCACTGGGAATGTTTTGGAAGGTTTGATTCTGATAGATCTGTCCAACATTCCACTAAACAGGACAGACTGCTGTGTGTTGAGGTTTTGTTTACAGTGCTGTCAGCACATAAAAAACCTGAGACTCAACATTACATCTGACAATCTGAAGATTCTTCAGCCTGCACTGTGTAGTTGTGAAGAGCTGTG GTTGATGGTAAACGACAGTTCAGATGATGTTGGGGATTTTATTTCAGCTCTTGGAGAAGGAAAGATTCAGAATCATCTGAT gATAAAGGTGGATGAAAAGAGGAATAGAAGCTGTCCAGAGATCATTGGATCAGTAAGAGATGGGAACGTCAA GTTGTCCGTTAGCAGCTCAAAAAACTCTTTAAACGGGCCAGTACTCTTAGAATTAACTCTTACTTGTCCTCGTCCAGTGATTTACACAATAAACTGGAGAAACGTTCTGCAGACGTTCATGAGATGGACACAGCA ACCAGAAGCTTCTGATAAAGAGGTTGTCACTCTGTTGGAAGTCCTGCACTCTGCATCTGGTTTAAAGCAAGTCCAATTGCAGGTGGAAATCTTGAGTGACACATTGGTTCAAACAATTCTTTCCCTCATCCAGACCTGTCCCACTCTGAGTGAACTTGG GATAAAAACCATATTGACGATTCCACAGGAGGTAATTCAGACCCTGCAGGAATCATTAAAGCACATGAATTGGACACTTAACAT ATGGAGGAAGTCAGTGTTGCTGAAGCGTAACGGAGATGGTTCAACAGAGGAGCTGAAGACAAAATACA TAGGAGAAACTCTTGTATCCTTCTCAACATTACAAGCAGCTGCACAAGGA AGCTTAGACGAGTTTACACCTAAACTCATTGAGAGAGATGACATCAAAGGAGAAAATATGCACAG GTTTGTTTCTCCACATGCTGGTCAGTTTCAGTGCAGTTTGAccaatcttgtgtttgtgatGGAGGGTGAAGGAGAGATGCTGTATAAAATGGTGCCCTGGGATCCACGTCGCTTAGATGGTTTGGGTCAGATGCAGCCTGCAGGACCCTTATATGACATTGACTGTTTTGAAGGTTCAGTCTCACAACTACACTTTCCACACTGTGAAATTCTCACTG aGGAAAACAAAGACAGTTTGGCTGTAGCACATTTCATTGATGACAATGTAGAAATGTTGCAGCCGCTCAAAGTGACCAGCACACATGTGATCATTGATGTCACAGAGTTCTCACTGTTTGGGCTCATAAAAAAGATCATATTTCCTGCTTCTCCTGTTCGCTACCAAGTGTTGCTCTTTGTCCGACCAATATCTGtcaaacagaaagagaaaatatTAGATGTCCATTTGCTTCCAAGAAATGTTCCAGTATCAGAG GTCAAAAGCCAGCACAAGGAGAATCGGCACGTTCAGACCAGTTCAAAATGTCGTCTGACTCCTGGGAGAGAGTACAGTCTGTGTTTTCTACCAGAGGGACTTACAGTTCAACCAAAG AGTGAAGTGTTCGAGTTTGATTTCGACCCAAACTTTCATCCCATGTTCGAAGTGATTTTGGATGTGAACGTTGAGGTGAAGCTGGGTTTGTTAGACAAAACTGCCGAAGAGACAACAGTTTGGACACAACGGCGAATCCTTTTAACAG CATCAGGCTCCAGCCCTGACTCTACTGCTGTCATAAATGCCGAAG AATGTAAATTTGTGGACAAGCACAGAAATGAACTGATTCAGAGAGTCACGTCGGTGATGGAGATAGCTGACTGTCTGAAGTCCAAAAAGATGATCACAGATGAAATGTGGAGTGAAGTCCATGCTGAGAatacacacagaaaacagatgAGAATCTTGTACATGGTTCTGATCTCTGGAGGACCTTCTGTCAAAGCAGAGTTTTACAGACTCCTGAAGGAGAAAGAACCCCATCTAGTGGATAGTTTGGAGTTTGCTTTTACTAGTGCTCAGTAA